The nucleotide sequence AGAATAATAATGCAGTTATCCCTGCCGCTCTTCGGCGACTAATGCAATATAATGCAGATTGTTTAGAACGTGTCAATTGCCGCGGGACTCTGCGGCTGCGGCAGCATGCCGCCTACTGTTTCATCATCCGGGTCAGCCCGCGCGGCGCTTCCGGAAACGCTGGGAGCCGCCTCAACCCGACTAACGTGCTGTTTTTCCTCGGAAATTGCACGAGCCGAGCGTGGCATCACCTCTTCCATATAATGACACACCGCTTGCTCCGTGAAGCCAACGAAACAACTGACGTCGATGCCGCCAACCAGAAATTACCTGCTGCAAGCCGGCTGCGCGCGATCCCTCATTAGAATGACGGGAAGCGGAATAACGGGAAGTGATATGTGACAGAGTTGCCGAGATCGCCGCCGCGCATAGCGCGCGGGAGAGACTTCCGTTCGTCATTGCGAGGAGCACTTGCGACGAAGCAATCCAGTCCCTTGTCTGATCAAGACTGGATTGCTTCGCTTCGCTCGCAATGACGAATGAATAGCGCAGAGCCGCAAATTATAGCTCGGCCCATTGCCGAAGCATGTTGTGATAGAAGCCCGTCAGCGTGACCACCGAGGGATGATCGGGCACATCCTGGTTCAACCGGATGATCGCCATGTCGAGATCGAACAGCATGGCGCGATGGCTGACGTCGCGGATCATGCTTTGGGTCCAGAAGAACGACGCGATGCGCGAGCCGCGCGTGATCGGCGTCACATGGTGGACGCTGGTCGCGGGATAGATGACGGCATCGCCGGCGGGCAGCTTGACACTGTGACTGCCATAGGTGTCTTCGACAACCAGTTCGCCGCCGTCGTAATCCTCGGGCGACGAGATGAACAGCGTGGTCGATACGTCGGTGCGAATCCGTACCGGCAGTTGCGAATGGGTGCGGATGGCGTTGTCGATATGCGATCCGAACGTCATGCCGGCATCGTAGCGATTGAACAGCGGCGGAAAGATCTGCATCGGCAACACAGCCGACATGAACAGCGGATTGCGCGACAGCGCCCCGCGCACCATGTCGCCCAGCTCGCGCGCCTCGGCGGACTCCTCGGGCAATTGCAGATTGAACTTGACCTTGCCCGACTGATGACCGGCGGTGACGTTGCCGTCGACCCAGGCGGCCTTGGTCATGACGTCCTTGCAGCGCGCGACCTGATCGGGCGTCAGCACATTGGGAATGTGCAGCATCATGGCGTCGGCTCCTTCATTGACACGACTCTGGCTGGGCATGATCTTATCCGAAAAACCGGTGCCCACTTTTCGGGATCATGCCCTAGCGCCGAAACGCCGCCGCTCCAAGCCCCATTCACGAGGGCGCACTCACAAACAAACGACCGCCCCAAAACCGGGCGGCCGCATTGCAGACGTTGATCACGCCGTTACTTGACATACTTCGCCGGCACCACCGCCGGCTCCGGCTCGAACCGGATGCGATAGGTCAGCGACGCATAACGGCCCGATGCAGGCACCGCATGGCCGGAATAGTACTGGGCATAGTACATCGCGTCGCCGATATTGTAGACGTTGAGTTGCAGCGTCGAATTGCGCGTGACCTTGTAGGCCGCCATCGCATCGAACTTCCAGAACGACGGCACGTAGGTCGTGTTGGTGGTATTCGCGAAAGCATCGTCCTGATACTGCACGCCGCCGCCGATCGTGAAATCCGGCGTGATGGCGTAGGACGTCCAGAGGTTGAAGTTGTTGTGCGGGGTGCTCGGCAACGCACGGCCAAGTTCAGCGCGGTTGCTGGTCTTGACGATTTCAGACTGCAGATAGCTGTAACCCGCGAAAATCTGCCACTTGTCGGTCAGCGCACCCGCGATTCCCAGTTCAATGCCGTCAACCCGTGCGAGGCCGTCAAGTACCAGCACTGGCGTGACATTCGGATCGGGATTCTGCGGAATACGCAGATTGGTCTTTTCGATCCGGAAGATCGCGCCGGTGACACTCAGCTTGTTGTTGAGAAAATCAGCCTTGGCGCCAACTTCGATGGTGGTGTTCTTTTCAGGGTCAAGGAGCGCACTTGCGGTGTTGCCCGGTGCGCTACTGAGCACACCCAACTCCGCCGACGGATTGAATGATGTTCCGTAGGCCGCGTAGATGCTCGAGTTCTTGGTCGGATGGAACACACCACCGACACGCCAGCTCGTCATATCGTCGGTGCGGCCCAGATTACGATTTGCAGCGGTCGCGTTACCGGGGTCTCCGAACTCGGCCTTGTAGTGGTCGTGCCGGATCGAACCGAGCACCTCGAAATACTCGTTGATCTTGATCTGATCGAACGCATACGCGGCGACCGTGGTGGCTTCGGTCGAGAGCGATGTATTCCACCCGCCAAAAAATCCGCCGAATGACGTATCGACAGGATAGTAGGCGCTCGTCCGGCATTGAGCGGGATCACACAGGTTCGAGGCGCTTCCGGAGGGCACGACGCCCCGCGCACGTTGCTGATAGCGTGTTTCGCGAGTCGCCTCCAACCCTGCCGAGAACGTGTGCAGCAGCGAGCCGGTATAGAACTTGCCGCCGATGTCGGTCTGGTTCGTCAGCAGCGTGTTGTTGGTCTCGATCTGGAAATGCTGCCGTCCGATCGTCATCTGATCGACAGGATAACCCGGCGTTACCGCCGTTACGTTGTCTGCCTGAAGCAGGCTGCGCGGCGCGGTGTTGATCGCAAAGCGATTGTTGCTCACGTAACGCGTGGCGTTGCTGATCTTGAGATCGGGCGCAAGGTCGCGCTCGAACTTAACTGTGCCGATGTGGGTATCGGTCCGCACCACATCGGCGAGCGGGCCGTTCTTGACGCCGTACCAGTTGCTGCGCGGCACCGGGATCGGCGTGGTCGCCTGACCGTTGCCATAGTATCCCTGATTCGTCAGCGCGCCGGTCATGGGGCTGCGCACCGGAGCCGGAAGATACGGCACACCATAATCGGGAACGCTCTCTTCGCCCTGATAGATGTAGCTGATGATCGCGCGCGTTTCGGGATTCAGGTCGATCTTGATCGACGGCGCGACACCCCAGCGCTTGACGCCGACATTGTCGCGGCCCGGGGTCGGCATGTCCTGATACATCGCGGCGATACGTCCGGAGACGTTGTCCTTCTTGCCGCTGGCGTCGAGCTCGGTGCGGTAACCGCCCGCGGTGGTGCCGGTGACGAAGCCTTCGATATAGGGAATGCCGGTCGGCAGCTTGGTGACAAGGTTGATCGCGCCGCCGGTCGAACCACGCCCGAACGCGAATGCCGACGGACCCTTATAGACTTCAACGCGATCAACGTTGAACAGGTCACGCGTGTACCAGCCCGGATCGCGGATACCGTCGCGGAAGATATCGCCGCGCGCGGCGAAACCGCGGATGATCGGAGTATCGCCCTGATTTCCGCCCTCGCCCGCAGCGAAGGTGATGCCCGGCACGGTGCGCAACGCATCTTCCATGCTGGTGAGACGCTGTTCCTGCAGCACTTGCTGGGTGACGACGTTGACTGTCTGCGGCGTGTTGAGCAGTGGAGTCGGAACGCGCGAGACCTGCGGAGCAGTGGCCTGATAACCGCCGGCGCCGTTACCAGCATTTTCCTGCACGTCGATGGTCGGAAGCGCTTCCTGCGCCATCGCGTTTGTCGCCAGCATCACCGATGCGAGGCCAAGCATCGCGGTTCCGGGCTTTCGCACCGAGGCACGAATATAGGGAGACGATGAAGCTGGAGTCTGCGGCGCGGCGGCAGCAACGTCGGGCTTCTGATTCTTCTTTGACTTTATTTCTTTGTTGAATTTGTTCCGACGCATTGCTTGCCCCACCACTGAAGATGTCGCGCGTTCTTTCGAACGGCGATTTCAAGGCAGCCTTTAGGAAAGTCCGCGGAAGCAGAGCAAGGCTTTGAGATTAGAACTTCTGCAAACTTCAACGGCACGAAGCTTTGTCAATTGCAGCGATATGCCTGTTGTGAATAGAAGATGTGGATCAGCGCAACGCGCAAACGCGCGCTTAGAATTTCTCCAGATGGAACCTCAGAACGAATCCAGATGCCAGTATCAACTTCGACTCACCGGCGTGGAGCGCTGAAGCGGCTCTGGCGCAACATCCATCTCTGGCTCGGCATCGGCCTGTTCATTCTGCTGGTGCCTGTTGCGCTGTCCGGCGCGATTCTCGTCTATCACGACGACATCGGCGAATTCATGAGCACGCCACGCGGCGCGGTTGCGCCGTCGCAACCAACGGACATCGCACTCGCTGTCGATAATGCGCGCAAGGCCGCCGGCGACGGCTTCGTGCCGTTGTTCATCGGCTTTCCGGAAAATGATCGCGTGCCGCTGACGATTGCGCTGCGCGGACCCGCGGCGAAGGGCGAGCGTCCGGTGCGCCTCACCGCGACCATCGATCGTCACGACGCGCATGTGATCAGCATCGCCAACTTCCGCAACACGTTCTTCGGCTTCATGCACGTGTTCCATGAAAATCTCACCATTCCCAATTACGGGCGCAGCATCGTCGGATGGACCGGCGTCGCGATGCTGATTCTGTCGCTCACCGGTCTGTATCTGTGGTGGCCGCGGCACGGCCAATGGTCGCGCGCCTTCGTGTGGCGGCGCAGCCCCGCGACGTCATCGAACCTGCACTACATGACCGGCTTCTGGATCTGCTTTCCGCTGGTGCTGATCTCGCTGACCGGAATTTATCTCGCATGGCCGCAACAGGGACGCGAACTCCTGTCGTCGGTTGCGCCCATGACGGCGCAGCCGCAGCGCGGCGGTGGTCCGGGAGGCCAGGTGATGGCGAACCCGACACGTTCGCCGTCCGAGATTTTCGCAACCGCATCCGCGCGGCCGAACGCGACCGTCGATGCAATCTTCTATCCGAACCAGACCGGCGCCTGGCGCGTGAGGCTTCGTGAAGAGGGCAAGACCGAACCGGTGACGATCATGATCAATGATCGCAGCGGCGGCATCAGCGTTGTTCAGCCGCTGTCGGGCGACCGGACCGCGTCATGGATTCGCTGGCTGCATGAAGGCAGTCATTCGGGTGAGGTCTGGCGTTTCGTCGCATTCCTGAGCGGCATTATGCCGGCGGTGCTCGGCGTGACCGGCATTCTGATCTGGCTGCGCCAACGCCGTCAGCGCGCGCTGATAAAGAACAACAGGCCGCACGCTGCAGCGAACACGGCGCCGCGTCCCGTCGGCGACGCCGCGCCCGCCGAATAACACCATCTGACACGTACTTATTTACCAGTCACCGGGGGCGCGGCATCGCGCCCTCCGGCAGCGCGCGATCGCCTGCTCGCATGCCCCGTCCACGGTTTTGAGAATCAATCGCAAGACTCTTATTGCGAATAGTTCGCATTTGCATTATTAACTTCCCGCGAGTTGTGGCGTTGGGGGCGAAATGCGTTTGAAATCATGGGTTTCCGTAGCAGGCATGACCTGCCTCTCGGTAACTGCAGCAGGTGTCTGCGACGGCCTGGCCCAAGAGCTGCTTCCCGAGATCGCGGTGTCCGCACCGGCTCCCACGGCGAATACCTCCGATGACGGCCTGCAGCGCGGGCCGGTCAACGTCATCGACGACACCTTTCAATCGACCACGGCACTTGCCGGCCGCGAAATCCAGCGCAGCAGCGCGGCGTCGCTCGCCGATGTGCTGTCCGGATTGCCCGGCGTCGCTGCGTCGAACTTCGCGCCGGGCGCGAGCCGTCCCAATATCCGCGGCCTCGACGACTATCGCGTGCGCGTGCAGGAAAACGGCATCGGCACGCAGGACGCATCCGACTTCAGCCAGGATCACGTCGTGCCGATCGATCCGCTCGCCGCCGACAAGGTCGAGGTGATCCGCGGACCGGCGACGCTGCGTTACGGATCGCAGGCGATCGGCGGCGTGGTGAGCGCCACAAACAATCGCATTCCCGAGAAGCTGGTGCAGGATGGATTCAGCGCGCGGTTCAAGGGCGGCCTGTCGTCAGTCGACAACGGTCTCGACGGCGCGGTGAGCCTCGACGCCAGCGGCAACAACGTCGCGATCCATGCCGATGCCTACGGCCGGCGCGCGGGCGACTACCGGATCCCCGGCGGCGTGCAGGCCAACACGCGGCTGCAGGGCGAAGGACAAGCCGTCGGCGGCTCATACATTTTCGACGGCGGCTACATCGGCACCGCGATCCAGCACATCACCAGTCTCTACCACATCCCCGGCGTGATCGATGCGCCGCAGAATTTGCGCATCGACATGGAACAGACGAAATGGACCAGCAAGGGCGAGTTGCGCGCGCCGGTCGAGGGCATCGATGCGGTGCGCTTCACTTTCGGCGCCAGCAACTACAAGCACGACGAACTCGGCCTCAACGGCAACGGCGTCGATGTGGTGAAGAACATCATCAAAAACCGCGAGGTGGAAGGCCGATTCGAACTGGACCATGCGGCGGTTGCGACAGGCATCGGCGCCTTGACCGGAACGTGGGGCGCACAATTCGGCCAGCGCGATCTCGGCACCGACGGCAGCCTCGGCGGCCTGCTGGCGCCAACCAAAACCAACACCGCCGCGGCCTTCGGCTTCGAACAGATTCAGTTTACCGACACACTGCGGCTGCAAGCCGCCGCCCGCATCGAGAACCACATCGTCAAGGGAATGGCGCCAACCTTCCCGGCGGATTTTCTGCCGCCGCCCAACACATTTTCGGAAGAGCCCGCGCGGCGGACGTTCACGCCGAAAAGCGCCAGCCTGGGTGTGCTGAAGAACCTGCCGTGGGACATGGTGGCGACACTCAACGCGCAATATGTGCAGCGCGCCCCTGCCGCACCTGAACTTTTCTCGCGCGGCTCCGACGGCGCGTCAGGAACCTTCGTGATCGGAAATCCGGACCTCAAGATCGAGACCGCGCAGACCGCCGAGATCGGCCTCAAGCGCGCCAAGGGACAGTTGCGGTTCGAGACCAGCCTCTATTACACGCGCTATCAGGATTTCATTTTCAAGCAGGTCACCGGGAACTTCTGCACCGATACGTTCGCCACCTGCGGCGCCGCCGGTCCGCTGACCCAGGTCGCTTATGGTCAGCGCGATGCGATTTTCCGGGGCGCGGAAGTCGCGGCGCAGCTCGACGTTACGCCGCTCGGCGACGGCATGTTCGGCATCGACGGACAGTATGACATTGTGCGTGCGACCTTCACCGATGGAACCAACGTGCCGCGCATCGCGCCGATGCGCGCCGGTGGTGGCCTCTGGTGGCGCAGCGCCGAGTGGTACACGCGGGTGGGCCTGCTGCATGCGTTTGCGCAGAACGACGTATCCCTCAACGAGACACCCACCGCGGGATACAATCTGCTCAAGGCAGAGGTGAGCTACACGCATACGTTCAACAGGACCGACAGCGGGCCGCGCGAAATGACCATCGGCCTTGCCGGCGACAACCTGCTCAACGAGCGGATTCGCAATCACATTTCCTTCAAGAAAGCCGAAGTTCTTCAGCCAGGCCTCGGCGTGCGGCTATTCGCGAATGTGAGGTTCTGACGGGGCAGAAACTCTGGAATCGTTCCAGTTTTGGCTAAATCTAGCCCCCCGGTGGCGACAAGGACACCGCAGTGCATTATTCTGAAAATGAAACTCGCCTCCCGGCAATGGCTATGGCCGCGGTGCCTCGCCGCGGATTTGCCGACGAGAGCTTTGGGCGAAAACTGCAAGACGGCGAAAACTGCGAAACAGCAAGCCATCCGACGTTGACCCGATGTCGGCTGCAAATGCGATTTGAAGAAGCGGAGAGCACATGACCAATACAAAAAAGGCTGCCGGATCATTGGTCTTGCTTGCCGCTGCAACCTCTTTGATGATCGCGCAGGCCTTTGCGCAAACGCCTACTTCGCCAACGCCAACACCAGTTGCGCCAACGCCAGCTTCTCCTGCACTCACGGCGCCCGCCACTCCGGCACCTGCCGCGCAGGCACCCGCGATGCAGCAGCCGGCCGCTCAGGCGCAAACCCCGACCGCGCAAGCCCCCGCCGCTCAAACACCGGTCATTGGACAGACTGCAAAGAACCCTGCACTGCCGCACAACCTGTCGCCCTGGGGCATGTTCATGGGCGCGGACATCGTCGTTAAAATCGTGATGATCGGACTGGCGTTCGCCTCGCTCATCACCTGGACGATCTGCGTCGCGAAATTGCTCGAACTGCGCCACGAGACCAAGCGGGCAAAAAAGCGCATCAAGGTTCTCGCCAATGATATCTCGCTGATGGAAGCCGAGCGTGACGCGCGCAGCGGCAAGGATGCGGTGTCGCGGCTGGTGCAATCCGCCGCAGCGGAAGCCGCGCTGTCGGACACCGTCAACGATGAAGGCTTCAAGGAGCGCGTCGAACTGCGGCTCAGCCGGGTTGAAGCGGCGATGTCGCGACGAATTTCGCGCGGCACCGGCATGCTCGCCACCATCGGCGCGACCGCGCCGTTCGTCGGTCTGTTCGGCACGGTGTGGGGCATCATGAACTCCTTCATCGGCATTTCCGAAGCCCACACCACCAACCTCGCCGTCGTCGCGCCCGGCATCGCCGAAGCACTGCTCGCGACCGCGATGGGCCTGATCGCGGCCATTCCCGCGGTCGTGATCTACAACCATCTCGTTCGCATGATCACCGCCTACCGTGCATTGCTCGGCGACGCGACGGCGCAGGTGATGCTGCTCATCAGCCGTGACCACGGCCGCCGTTCACTGCGCCTCGCGCGCGCGGCGGAGTAACGTCATGGGCGCACGTCTGGGTGGAAAAGTCGGCGGTTCGGATGACGATCTGACCGAGACCCACGAAATCAACGTCACGCCGTTCATCGACGTGATGCTGGTGCTTCTCATCATCTTCATGGTCGCCGCGCCGTTGGCGACAGTCGATATCGGCGTCGAGCTTCCGGCCTCCACGGCGACGCCACCGCCACGGCCCGACAAGCCGGTCTTCATCACCGTGAAGCCGGATCTTTCGGTTGCGGTCGGCGAGAACATCGTTCCGCGCACCACGCTGATCGGCGCGCTCGATACCGCCACCAGTGGCAAGAAAGCCGATCCGGTTTTCCTGCGCGCCGACAAGAGCGTCCCCTACGGGGAACTGATGGACGTGATGAACCTGCTGCGCAACGCGGGCTACCTCAAGGTGGCGCTCGTCGGGCTCGACGCACGAAACTGACGCAGAGAGCCTCGTTGCAATGAACACACTCGTCCTGCACGGACCGCCCGATATATCCGACGTTCGCCGCTGGGGTCTCGCGGCGGCGCTGGTGGTGGCGACGCATGTGGCGCTGGTCGCGGGATTTGTGCTGTACACACCGTCTATGCCGGACGCGATCGGCACGGCATCCGAGCCGATCATGCTCGATCTGGAATCCGCGCCGCAAACCCCGGAGCCGGTGCAGCAGGATATCGCTCCCGGTCCGCAGATGCAGGAAGCCGAGCCTCCCGCCCCCGAACCTGAAAAGCAGCCCGACATTGTCGAGGAACAGATCACGCCGACGCCGCTGCAGGAAAAGGCTGAAATTTTAGCGCCGCCGGAGAAGCCGAAGCCCAAACCGGAACCGGTGAAGCAGAAGCCGAAGAAGCCGACCGAGAATCCCGCGCCGCAGACCACCGCGACGCCGCGCGCCGCGCAGGCCGCGCGCGCGAGCTACAACGGCATGCTCTCGGCGCATCTGCAGCGCTACAAGCAGTACCCGTCGGGCGCGAAGGCCGCCGGTGAACAGGGCGTCGCCATGCTGAGCTTCACCGTCAACCGAAACGGCAGTGTAACGGGTGCGCGGTTGTCCAAATCGTCCGGTTCGTCGGCGCTCGATGGCGAAACCATGGCGATGATCCACCGCGCCCAACCGTTGCCATCGTTCCCAGCGGAAATGACGCAAAGCTCCGCGAGCTTCACCGTGCCGGTGCGCTTCTTCATCCGCTGACGATGTCCGCCGCGTGATCGCATCTCACGCCCGCGTCACGAACACGTGACGCCATGCGCGGTAACATTCTGGCCGCCTCCCCGAAGATTCCCTCGAACCCATCCTGTGGCCGCGCCGTCATGCGCGCGGTGGCTTAAGAGTTTCGGCGGACCTCAATCGTGTTCAATCTTCTTCTCGCGGCGCTGGCCGGCGTCGTCACCATTGCGGCCCCCTGCACGCTCCCGGTGCTGCCGATCCTGCTCGGCGCGTCGATGGGACAGACCAGCCGGCTTCGCCCGGCGTTCATCGCCGCAGGCTTCGTGCTCGCATTCTCGGTTGTCGCGCTGGCGCTCAGCGCGCTGACGCGCATTTTTGATTTCGATCCGAACGTGTTGCGCGACGGCGCGGCCGTTCTGCTCGCGATCTTCGGCCTGCTGATGATCTGGCCCGCGCCGTTCGAGTGGCTGTCGATCCGGCTCGCCGGTCTGACGCAGCAGGACACCACGCCGCGTGACCGTCAGGGCCTGCTCGGCGGATTCATTCTCGGCACTACGCTGGGCCTGGTGTGGACGCCCTGCGCCGGTCCGGTGCTCGGCTCGATCCTGACGGTCATTGCAACATCGAAAGATACTGCATGGGCCTCGCTGCTGCTGGTGGCATACGCCATCGGCGCTGCAATCCCGATGCTCATCATCGCCTATGGCGGACAGGCCGTGACCGCGCGCGTGCGCAGTCTCTCGCGGATCGCGCCGCGGCTGCAGCAGGGCTTCGGCG is from Afipia massiliensis and encodes:
- a CDS encoding Fe2+-dependent dioxygenase, which encodes MMLHIPNVLTPDQVARCKDVMTKAAWVDGNVTAGHQSGKVKFNLQLPEESAEARELGDMVRGALSRNPLFMSAVLPMQIFPPLFNRYDAGMTFGSHIDNAIRTHSQLPVRIRTDVSTTLFISSPEDYDGGELVVEDTYGSHSVKLPAGDAVIYPATSVHHVTPITRGSRIASFFWTQSMIRDVSHRAMLFDLDMAIIRLNQDVPDHPSVVTLTGFYHNMLRQWAEL
- a CDS encoding TonB-dependent receptor; its protein translation is MLGLASVMLATNAMAQEALPTIDVQENAGNGAGGYQATAPQVSRVPTPLLNTPQTVNVVTQQVLQEQRLTSMEDALRTVPGITFAAGEGGNQGDTPIIRGFAARGDIFRDGIRDPGWYTRDLFNVDRVEVYKGPSAFAFGRGSTGGAINLVTKLPTGIPYIEGFVTGTTAGGYRTELDASGKKDNVSGRIAAMYQDMPTPGRDNVGVKRWGVAPSIKIDLNPETRAIISYIYQGEESVPDYGVPYLPAPVRSPMTGALTNQGYYGNGQATTPIPVPRSNWYGVKNGPLADVVRTDTHIGTVKFERDLAPDLKISNATRYVSNNRFAINTAPRSLLQADNVTAVTPGYPVDQMTIGRQHFQIETNNTLLTNQTDIGGKFYTGSLLHTFSAGLEATRETRYQQRARGVVPSGSASNLCDPAQCRTSAYYPVDTSFGGFFGGWNTSLSTEATTVAAYAFDQIKINEYFEVLGSIRHDHYKAEFGDPGNATAANRNLGRTDDMTSWRVGGVFHPTKNSSIYAAYGTSFNPSAELGVLSSAPGNTASALLDPEKNTTIEVGAKADFLNNKLSVTGAIFRIEKTNLRIPQNPDPNVTPVLVLDGLARVDGIELGIAGALTDKWQIFAGYSYLQSEIVKTSNRAELGRALPSTPHNNFNLWTSYAITPDFTIGGGVQYQDDAFANTTNTTYVPSFWKFDAMAAYKVTRNSTLQLNVYNIGDAMYYAQYYSGHAVPASGRYASLTYRIRFEPEPAVVPAKYVK
- a CDS encoding PepSY-associated TM helix domain-containing protein: MPVSTSTHRRGALKRLWRNIHLWLGIGLFILLVPVALSGAILVYHDDIGEFMSTPRGAVAPSQPTDIALAVDNARKAAGDGFVPLFIGFPENDRVPLTIALRGPAAKGERPVRLTATIDRHDAHVISIANFRNTFFGFMHVFHENLTIPNYGRSIVGWTGVAMLILSLTGLYLWWPRHGQWSRAFVWRRSPATSSNLHYMTGFWICFPLVLISLTGIYLAWPQQGRELLSSVAPMTAQPQRGGGPGGQVMANPTRSPSEIFATASARPNATVDAIFYPNQTGAWRVRLREEGKTEPVTIMINDRSGGISVVQPLSGDRTASWIRWLHEGSHSGEVWRFVAFLSGIMPAVLGVTGILIWLRQRRQRALIKNNRPHAAANTAPRPVGDAAPAE
- a CDS encoding TonB-dependent receptor, producing MRLKSWVSVAGMTCLSVTAAGVCDGLAQELLPEIAVSAPAPTANTSDDGLQRGPVNVIDDTFQSTTALAGREIQRSSAASLADVLSGLPGVAASNFAPGASRPNIRGLDDYRVRVQENGIGTQDASDFSQDHVVPIDPLAADKVEVIRGPATLRYGSQAIGGVVSATNNRIPEKLVQDGFSARFKGGLSSVDNGLDGAVSLDASGNNVAIHADAYGRRAGDYRIPGGVQANTRLQGEGQAVGGSYIFDGGYIGTAIQHITSLYHIPGVIDAPQNLRIDMEQTKWTSKGELRAPVEGIDAVRFTFGASNYKHDELGLNGNGVDVVKNIIKNREVEGRFELDHAAVATGIGALTGTWGAQFGQRDLGTDGSLGGLLAPTKTNTAAAFGFEQIQFTDTLRLQAAARIENHIVKGMAPTFPADFLPPPNTFSEEPARRTFTPKSASLGVLKNLPWDMVATLNAQYVQRAPAAPELFSRGSDGASGTFVIGNPDLKIETAQTAEIGLKRAKGQLRFETSLYYTRYQDFIFKQVTGNFCTDTFATCGAAGPLTQVAYGQRDAIFRGAEVAAQLDVTPLGDGMFGIDGQYDIVRATFTDGTNVPRIAPMRAGGGLWWRSAEWYTRVGLLHAFAQNDVSLNETPTAGYNLLKAEVSYTHTFNRTDSGPREMTIGLAGDNLLNERIRNHISFKKAEVLQPGLGVRLFANVRF
- the exbB gene encoding tonB-system energizer ExbB, with protein sequence MTNTKKAAGSLVLLAAATSLMIAQAFAQTPTSPTPTPVAPTPASPALTAPATPAPAAQAPAMQQPAAQAQTPTAQAPAAQTPVIGQTAKNPALPHNLSPWGMFMGADIVVKIVMIGLAFASLITWTICVAKLLELRHETKRAKKRIKVLANDISLMEAERDARSGKDAVSRLVQSAAAEAALSDTVNDEGFKERVELRLSRVEAAMSRRISRGTGMLATIGATAPFVGLFGTVWGIMNSFIGISEAHTTNLAVVAPGIAEALLATAMGLIAAIPAVVIYNHLVRMITAYRALLGDATAQVMLLISRDHGRRSLRLARAAE
- the exbD gene encoding TonB system transport protein ExbD, coding for MGARLGGKVGGSDDDLTETHEINVTPFIDVMLVLLIIFMVAAPLATVDIGVELPASTATPPPRPDKPVFITVKPDLSVAVGENIVPRTTLIGALDTATSGKKADPVFLRADKSVPYGELMDVMNLLRNAGYLKVALVGLDARN
- a CDS encoding energy transducer TonB family protein; amino-acid sequence: MNTLVLHGPPDISDVRRWGLAAALVVATHVALVAGFVLYTPSMPDAIGTASEPIMLDLESAPQTPEPVQQDIAPGPQMQEAEPPAPEPEKQPDIVEEQITPTPLQEKAEILAPPEKPKPKPEPVKQKPKKPTENPAPQTTATPRAAQAARASYNGMLSAHLQRYKQYPSGAKAAGEQGVAMLSFTVNRNGSVTGARLSKSSGSSALDGETMAMIHRAQPLPSFPAEMTQSSASFTVPVRFFIR
- a CDS encoding cytochrome c biogenesis CcdA family protein → MFNLLLAALAGVVTIAAPCTLPVLPILLGASMGQTSRLRPAFIAAGFVLAFSVVALALSALTRIFDFDPNVLRDGAAVLLAIFGLLMIWPAPFEWLSIRLAGLTQQDTTPRDRQGLLGGFILGTTLGLVWTPCAGPVLGSILTVIATSKDTAWASLLLVAYAIGAAIPMLIIAYGGQAVTARVRSLSRIAPRLQQGFGVIVIAFAAATYFQYDTLAVAWLTQFYPNGQTGL